Proteins from a genomic interval of Caldicellulosiruptor diazotrophicus:
- the rpmG gene encoding 50S ribosomal protein L33, whose protein sequence is MAAKGARMIIHLECTECKNRNYTTEKNKKNDPDRLELKKYCKFCRRHTIHRETK, encoded by the coding sequence ATGGCTGCAAAAGGTGCGAGGATGATAATTCATCTTGAATGTACTGAATGCAAAAACAGGAATTACACGACAGAAAAGAATAAGAAAAATGACCCAGATAGACTCGAGCTTAAAAAATACTGCAAATTTTGCCGAAGACACACCATCCATAGAGAAACTAAATAG
- the rplJ gene encoding 50S ribosomal protein L10 — MAKSRAVKEQLLNEYKEKLSKAKAGVIVCNHGITVEQDTALRKKLREAGIEYKVVKKTLFTFAVRENNLSELEQFFEGPIAVAFSYDDPVKVAKVLKEGAKDLEKLEIRGGFIEGKVISEKEVDALSKLPSREELVAKMLGGLNAPMSGLVYVLSGTIRKLVLALDAIAKKQSA; from the coding sequence TTGGCAAAGTCAAGAGCGGTTAAAGAACAACTTTTGAATGAATACAAGGAAAAGCTGTCTAAAGCAAAAGCTGGTGTGATTGTTTGCAATCATGGAATTACCGTTGAACAAGATACAGCACTCAGAAAGAAGCTAAGAGAAGCAGGAATTGAGTACAAGGTTGTAAAAAAGACTTTGTTTACCTTTGCTGTAAGGGAAAATAATCTTTCTGAACTTGAACAGTTTTTTGAAGGGCCTATAGCCGTTGCATTTTCGTATGATGACCCTGTAAAGGTTGCAAAGGTATTAAAAGAAGGTGCAAAAGACCTTGAAAAGTTAGAAATAAGAGGCGGATTTATTGAAGGTAAAGTGATTTCTGAAAAAGAGGTTGACGCACTTTCCAAACTTCCATCAAGAGAAGAACTTGTTGCAAAGATGCTTGGCGGCTTAAACGCGCCAATGTCGGGTCTTGTTTATGTACTTTCTGGTACAATTAGAAAGCTTGTTCTGGCACTCGATGCTATTGCTAAGAAGCAGAGTGCTTAA
- the rplK gene encoding 50S ribosomal protein L11, translating to MAKKVLTQIKLQIPAGKATPAPPVGPALGQHGVNIMQFCKEFNERTAKDAGLIIPVVITVYSDRSFTFITKTPPASVLLKKAAGIESGSPKPNKQKVATLKRDVIRKIAEQKMPDLTAASLEAAMRTIEGTAKSMGIVVED from the coding sequence ATGGCGAAGAAAGTTTTAACACAAATAAAACTTCAAATTCCAGCAGGTAAAGCAACACCTGCACCGCCTGTCGGACCTGCGTTAGGTCAACATGGTGTTAACATTATGCAGTTTTGCAAAGAGTTTAATGAAAGGACAGCAAAGGATGCTGGATTGATTATTCCAGTTGTTATAACTGTTTATTCTGATAGGTCATTTACATTTATTACAAAAACACCTCCAGCATCAGTTCTGTTGAAAAAAGCTGCAGGAATAGAAAGTGGATCTCCAAAGCCAAACAAGCAAAAAGTGGCTACGTTGAAAAGAGATGTAATCAGAAAAATTGCCGAACAGAAGATGCCTGATTTAACTGCTGCATCTTTGGAAGCTGCTATGAGAACTATTGAGGGTACTGCAAAGAGTATGGGAATTGTAGTTGAAGACTAA
- the nusG gene encoding transcription termination/antitermination protein NusG translates to MSDKRAKWYVVHTYAGYENKVKANLEKIIENRNLSDRILDIRIPTELVTEVKDGKKIVKEKKKFPSYVLIKAVMDNDIWYTIRNVRGVTGFVGPESKPTPLTDEEIEAMGIKEEVVEVFDIEVGDNVKVVSGPFADFYGPVVEINKERKKVRVMLNLFGRETPVEFDYHQVERL, encoded by the coding sequence ATGAGCGATAAAAGAGCAAAATGGTATGTTGTCCATACCTATGCAGGCTATGAAAATAAAGTAAAAGCTAATTTAGAAAAAATAATTGAAAATAGGAATTTGTCTGATAGAATTTTAGACATTAGGATTCCCACTGAGCTTGTTACTGAAGTTAAAGATGGAAAGAAGATTGTTAAAGAAAAAAAGAAATTTCCGTCGTATGTGTTAATCAAAGCTGTAATGGACAATGATATATGGTACACGATAAGAAATGTCAGAGGCGTAACTGGCTTTGTGGGACCTGAATCTAAGCCCACACCTCTTACAGATGAAGAAATAGAAGCAATGGGTATCAAAGAAGAGGTTGTGGAAGTATTTGACATTGAAGTTGGTGACAATGTGAAGGTTGTATCTGGTCCATTTGCTGATTTTTATGGGCCAGTTGTTGAAATAAATAAAGAGCGAAAAAAAGTAAGAGTAATGCTTAACCTATTTGGGAGAGAAACTCCTGTGGAATTTGATTACCATCAGGTAGAAAGATTGTAA
- a CDS encoding DUF1858 domain-containing protein: MPRITTDTIIADVLRIDRGTIPIFLNNGLHCLGCPSAQGESIEEACALHGIDAQKLVDELNEYLKSKGLLDE, from the coding sequence ATGCCAAGAATTACAACAGATACAATAATAGCAGATGTATTGAGGATTGATAGAGGGACCATTCCAATATTTTTAAACAATGGTCTTCACTGTCTGGGTTGTCCTTCTGCTCAAGGAGAAAGCATTGAAGAGGCATGTGCGCTTCATGGAATAGATGCGCAAAAGCTTGTTGACGAGCTAAATGAGTATCTCAAAAGCAAAGGTCTTTTGGATGAATAA
- the rplA gene encoding 50S ribosomal protein L1 — protein sequence MFRGKKYQEVAKLVDKTKLYDPEEAIELALKTSYAKFDETVEVHVRLNVDPRHADQQVRGTVVLPNGTGKSVRVLVFAKGDKAKEAEEAGADYVGAEELVAKIQNEGWTDFDVCIATPDMMGLVGRLGKILGPKGLMPNPKSGTVTMDVAKAVKEAKAGRVEFRLDKTAIIHCPIGKVSFGKEKLLENYRTLMEAIIKARPVAAKGQFLKSITVATTMGPGIKINPLKPL from the coding sequence ATGTTCAGAGGTAAGAAATATCAAGAAGTTGCAAAACTTGTCGATAAGACAAAGCTTTATGACCCAGAAGAAGCAATTGAACTTGCGCTAAAAACATCTTATGCAAAGTTCGACGAAACAGTTGAGGTGCATGTAAGGTTAAACGTTGACCCAAGACATGCCGATCAACAAGTAAGGGGTACTGTGGTTTTGCCAAATGGTACAGGTAAAAGTGTGAGAGTTTTAGTGTTTGCAAAAGGTGACAAGGCAAAAGAAGCAGAAGAAGCAGGAGCAGATTATGTAGGTGCAGAAGAGCTTGTTGCAAAGATTCAAAATGAAGGTTGGACAGACTTTGATGTATGTATTGCAACACCCGATATGATGGGTTTGGTGGGAAGACTTGGTAAGATTTTAGGTCCCAAGGGTTTGATGCCAAACCCAAAATCAGGGACTGTAACAATGGATGTTGCAAAAGCTGTAAAAGAGGCAAAAGCTGGTAGAGTTGAATTTAGGCTTGACAAAACAGCGATAATTCACTGTCCAATTGGTAAAGTTTCATTTGGTAAAGAAAAACTTCTTGAAAATTACAGAACACTTATGGAAGCAATTATCAAGGCAAGACCAGTCGCTGCAAAAGGGCAGTTTTTAAAAAGTATTACGGTTGCAACAACAATGGGACCTGGCATTAAAATAAACCCATTAAAACCATTATAA
- the secE gene encoding preprotein translocase subunit SecE, whose amino-acid sequence MVEKKKVEKVVVKTQGNKKKLSFKEWWGRTLKFFRDVRIEMKKVVWPSQKQVVKHTIVVLTFTLFFTVFILLADLIYDQLIFKLLLKIR is encoded by the coding sequence ATGGTGGAGAAGAAAAAGGTGGAGAAGGTAGTTGTAAAAACTCAAGGAAATAAAAAAAAGTTGAGTTTTAAAGAATGGTGGGGAAGGACTCTCAAGTTTTTCAGAGATGTTAGAATAGAGATGAAGAAGGTTGTGTGGCCTTCACAAAAACAGGTGGTAAAGCACACAATTGTGGTGTTGACATTTACACTATTTTTCACAGTGTTCATTTTACTTGCTGACCTAATATACGACCAGCTTATTTTCAAACTTTTATTGAAGATAAGATAA